The Streptomyces sp. NBC_00775 genome includes the window CCCCCTCCGTCCTGTTACAGGGCTGTGGTGTGACGAGATCTGTCCCGCGGCCGATGCCCGCCGTTACTGTTGCCCATGATGGGACGTCATGGGTGGAATTCGGGGGCACGGCGGTGGCGGCTCACCGCGCTGCTCGGAGTCGGTGCGGCCGCTCTGGCCCTGGTGGTGACCCTGCTCAACACCCTGCCGGGCGACGGCGGGAGCACCGCGGGCACGACCCGCGACGGGGACAAGGTGCACGGCACACCGGTCACCCCGCCCGACACGCCGCAGCCGGCGGTGGGCTGGGGCTTCACACACACCCAGTTCAGCGCCGACGAGGGCAGCGACGCCGCCGTCGAGCGCGCCGAGGGGCTGCTGGAGAAGCAGTCGCTGCCGCAGAACCAGCACATCATGGGCTGGGGTGCGGGCAACCCCGAGCCGTCCAAGGGGCGTTACGACTTCTCCGAGATGGACCGCCGTATCGACTTCATCCGCAAGTCCGGCGGCACCCCGACCGTCACCCTGTGCTGCTCCCCGGACTGGATGAAGGGCGGCAAGTCCGGCACCACCGACTGGAGTCAGTCCGCCCTGGAGACGGCCCCGGACCGCGCCCACTACAAGGACTTCGCCGCGCTCGCCGCGACCGTCGCCAAGCGCTATCCGGACGTACGGCACTTCATCGTCTGGAACGAGTTCAAGGGCTTCTGGAACGACAGCGAGGCCCGCTGGGACTACGAGGGCTACACCGAGCTCTACAACCTGGTCTACAAGGCGCTGAAGAAGGTTGACAAGGACATCATGGTGGGCGGTCCCTACCTGGTCATGGACAGCTTCGACCCGCGGCAGACGGAGAACGCGTCCACGACCCTGAAGGGCACCTGGGGCGCCATGGACCAGCGTGTCCTCGACGCATTCGACTACTGGAACAAGAACAAGGCGGGCGCCGACTTCGTCGTCGTGGACGGCTCCAGCTACACGAACGACGACGACATGCTGCCCAATGAGTTCGCGGCCACCGACAAGCTCACGGCTGTCGGCAAGTGGGTGCGCGAGCAGACGCACGACCTGCCGCTGTGGTGGGCCGAGTACTACGTCGAACCGGCCGACGGCAACGACGACCGCAAGGGCTGGTCCGAGACCCACCGCGCCGCCGTCCAGGCCGCCGGAATGATCGCGATGGTCAAGGGCGGTGCCTCCTCCGGCTTCTACTGGAATCCGGAGGAGGAGAAGGGCACCGACTGCGCGGGCTGCCTGTGGACACCGACCGACAGCGCCGGCGGGGGGAAGGAACTCCCCATGTACGGGCTGGTCTCCCGGTTCAGCAAGGAGTTCCCGCCCGGCACCACGTACCGGACGGTGTCGGTCGCCGCGGACGACGTGCCCAACGTCCGCGTCCTGGCCACCGACAAGACCGTCCTCGTGATCAACATCCTCGACCGGTCGATCAGCGCGAAGGTGGACGGGAAGCGGTTCGAGATGGGGGCGTACGAGGTGAAGTGGCTCACGCGATAGACCGCGCAAGCCACTTCACCCGAACCACCCGCACCACACCACACCGCTCGCACTGCTTCGCCCGCGCTACTTCATGGTCAGGAACCGCTGCACCATCGAGGCCAGCAGCACCGCCAGCAGCGGCAGCGAGAACCAGAAGCTGCTCTGCAGCCAGCGCAGTTGACGCACGCTCGGCCGCACCGCGACCCGTACGACCTCCCGTGCCGTCAGCAGCACGATGAGCGCGATCGCCGCCAGACCGCCGACCACCGACCACGGTGTCCAGGTGACCTGGGGCCCGATCGGGCCGGGTTCGGCCCTCGGGACCTTGCCCGCGGGCTGCTTGCGCAGCACG containing:
- a CDS encoding GH39 family glycosyl hydrolase, which translates into the protein MGRHGWNSGARRWRLTALLGVGAAALALVVTLLNTLPGDGGSTAGTTRDGDKVHGTPVTPPDTPQPAVGWGFTHTQFSADEGSDAAVERAEGLLEKQSLPQNQHIMGWGAGNPEPSKGRYDFSEMDRRIDFIRKSGGTPTVTLCCSPDWMKGGKSGTTDWSQSALETAPDRAHYKDFAALAATVAKRYPDVRHFIVWNEFKGFWNDSEARWDYEGYTELYNLVYKALKKVDKDIMVGGPYLVMDSFDPRQTENASTTLKGTWGAMDQRVLDAFDYWNKNKAGADFVVVDGSSYTNDDDMLPNEFAATDKLTAVGKWVREQTHDLPLWWAEYYVEPADGNDDRKGWSETHRAAVQAAGMIAMVKGGASSGFYWNPEEEKGTDCAGCLWTPTDSAGGGKELPMYGLVSRFSKEFPPGTTYRTVSVAADDVPNVRVLATDKTVLVINILDRSISAKVDGKRFEMGAYEVKWLTR